The window GCATAGCTCTTAAAAATTTCACAGGCAGGCATATAACATAGTCGTCAGCTATtggaatgttggctttcataTTTAAAGGGCTGGGATTAGGAACGCCAACATTACACTACAGTCATAAAAACCCTAGTCTTGTGCGCAGGTCTGATCACATTAAGTGGCACAGTAGATTCAACAGGCTGAATATTACTTACTTCAGCTTGTATTTCTTACAGTCCCtatgctgttccagatgtggaaCAATGACCAGTAACAGGCACAAGGTACAAAATAAGTTTATCTGCTTTCATTTGGAACAGAACAGCTGGTTCCACtttattgcttaaaaaaaaaagtcgCCCTCAACATCAACTGATTAATGAAAACCACAAATATCCTATATATGAAAGTCCACCAAATTTAAGGCTTCCACATATAAAAGACAGGCAGAGGAACCTAAAAATGTAGCAGACACCAATCTCATAATTTAGATCATAGAAAGACCACTGGAGTTAGAAGAAGCGTAGAAAGCAGAGGAAAAAAATTTGAAATCATACGCAACTTAGTAATGAGACAGTTTAAATCTTCATATTCAGGAGATGAATAGTTACTGATTCTTTTAATTAATAATAAAATGCATTAATTTTCATACAAAACCACTTAAAGCAAATCCAGTAGAAAACAACTCAAATCACAGCTGGGAAAGTATCATTATTCCATATCACTTCTGACAGTGCACCTCTTAAGACCAGAGACATGACAAACATTTGCAATGACTGAAACTCTGTAGGATGCTGAAAAGCTGAAACAATACTGGAGAGAAAAagctcagaactcagttctgaaaaGGAGTCAcaacagacttgaaatgttaactctctctccacaggtgctgtcaggccAGCTGAATTTCCTCAAGTATTTCCAAGACATTCTGTGCTCCCTTAATGATTCATAAAATTCAGTTATGTTTCTCAGAATCACTATAGAGAAAGAATTGCAGTATTTGCTGATGTTGAGGAAACTCAGCTGATTTCTATCCAGCTGCACTTCGGATCAGATTCAAACTCTGGACAGACGTCCATGTGTGTACAAACAGGTTTGTTTTGCATACTGATACAGGAGGGGATCTGTGACAAAACAATTACAGAAGGCTTTGTACAAAATAAAGTGGTAGATTACTCAATGTAAGAGAAGCACAACAAAACAATTAATCCAGTAGCACAGGTAGACGTTTTCAATATGTTGAGAGTTGACACTTTATCCTGTAGTTTAAAAGATCCATTCCTTAGTAGCAATAAGATTTCCAATTGTCCACATTCAGTTTATCATCTTGTAGCAACAAGCATGAAGTTTGGCTTGACTATTGTCCTGCAGTACGTTGGTTTCACTGAACTTCATATACTATCCAGTTTACTTAGGACAAATGGAGCTGAAAAACAGAGGATATGATTGAATATAACTGGCAACATAACATCTAACAGAGGCAATTATGGTAAGGTGGACAAGTTGAGTTTAATGACTACATTGGCACCTTTTGTTTCAGTACTTGTACATAACCATAACTTGGAAAAACCTAATGGTTAATATGCCAAGAGCACTGTCAATTCATTTAGGCAATGGATCCTACTGACCCCAAGTAACATTATGAAAGATGAAATAGTGAGATTTCTCACTTTACTGTACAATTTGTTACTACAGAATGTAACAATTATGAGAATGGCACCATTATAGGTAAGGAAATTACACTCCATGTAATTTCTGAACAGTCAGATCACAAGAACCTCAGATGCTAGAttcagtcaatacagtgtggagttggaggaacacagcaggtcaggcagcagaggaggtGGAGAGATGACATTTCAggcacagacccttcatcagggctgagGAGGGGTAAGGgacctcagaaataaatagggggactgggggaaggcaggtgggatagCAATAGGTGGATGCAAGTAGGGGCTAgtgaacagggggattgagtttaagagtcgggagatcttgttgcagctctataaaactttggttagaccgcacttggaatactgcgtccagttctgggcgccctattataggaaagatgtggatgctttggagtgggttcagaggaggtttaccaggatgctgcctggactggagggcttatcttatgaagagaggttgactgagctcggtctcttttcattggagaaaaggaggaggagaggggacctaattgaggtatacaagataatgagaggcatagatagagttgatagccagagactatttcccagggcagaaatggctagcacgaggggtcatagttttaagctggttggtggaaagtatcgaggggatgtcagaggcaggttctttacgcagagagttgtgagagcatggaatgcgttgccagcagcagttgtggaagcaaggtcattggggtcatttaagagactgctggacatgtatatggtcacagaaatttgagggtgcatacatgaggatcaatggtcggcacaacattgtgggctgaagggcctgttctgtgctgtactgttctatgttctattggtcAGTGGGACGGGTGGggcagatgggggtggggcaggtgggggtggggcaggtgggggtggggcaggtgggggtggggcaggtgggggtggggcaggtgggggtggggcaggtgggggtggggcaggtgggggtggggcaggtgggggtgggggtgggggtggggaaggagaaggagatggacaagttgcatcaggtcaaggaagcaaggatgagggggagggttggcGATGGCATGAGGCCCAGGGACAGGGAGATTTAGAAACTGGCGAATTCTTTGTATAGGCCATCGGACTGTatgctcctgaggcagaatatgaggcgttgttcctccagttttgcacgtggcatcactgtggcagtggAGGCGGCCCAGGAAGGGGCATgccaccccccctcccactccttgggtgtTAAAAGGGTTAGTGCCGAGGAGCAAATAAAACATTATTCCTCGCAGCTCTGACTTGGGAGATTCACCCAGAAACCTAACAAACCTGTCTGGGGATGGGATGGTCAGCGTGGGTGCAGTTCCCTCCTGTTCCCCACAGTCTCAGCACTCAGTGCAGCTTCTCCCTCACCCTGCACGGCAGGACCCCCACTCCACCAtcctgctccctcccccccgcgGCTTCGCCTGTTCCCCGATATTGAGGGTGGGCTACGGGGGGAAATCACACCCACTAGAGGCAGGGCAGACATTCCCGTTAGGCCTGGGAGGGCCGCGGCACCCCTGCGCCCTCCACCGCATGATACTCACTCGCCCGCAGTACGGCCACGTAAATTAGGAAATTGCGGAGCGAGCGCAGCACGTCCGCCCGCATCTTCTTGCGCAGTTCCTCCGGATCCATCTTCGGGCCAAGCGCCTCCATCCTGAACATggtggcggcagcagcagcgggTGGCGGACCCTTCGCCGATTTGCCCCGCCCAGGCTCACACGTGACCCGCCTGCCTCCAATCACCTGGAAGAGCAGGCGCGCCGGCGGGGTCTCGAGGCGACGCCCCTCTGGCCCCGCCCCTTCTCGGGCAAGTGACTGACAGCGGAAATGGGCGGTCCCGCTCGGAGTGTGGACCCACGTGAGTTAAGTCTGAGAGCCGGGACGAGCCATGTGCTCCTCTCCCccgccccactcctcctcccctgggtgaggaaagtgaatgtacatgGCCAGTAGACAAGACACGGAAACAGGTGGGGAGGCAAATAGTGTGGGCgtataaaagaaacaaagttgctggaaaagttcagagataatgggaactgcagatgctggagattccaagataataaaatgtgaggctggatgaacacagcaggccgagatgctgcttagcctgctgtgttcatccagcctcacattttattattatgctggaaaagttcagcaggtatggcggatgatgccagacctgttgagcttttccagcaacttctgtttttgttcgtgatttacagcatccgcgttctttcagtttttatttagtgtgGGCATATAATCAGGTTAAGTGATTGGGCAAGAGCTTGgcagttggaatataatgtggtaTAATAATATAATAAATATATGAGGCTACTTTTGCAggatgatcatagaatccctgctgaccctcaaagcatcccgtTCCCCTACAGCCCACCTGAtctacacgcccctgaacactatgggcaatttagcatagccagtccacctaatctgaacatctttgggctgtgggaggaagcccatgcagacaggaagaacgtgcaaacgcctctctgatgaagggtctatgcccgaaacgtcagcttttgtgctcctgagatgctgcttggcctgctatgttcatccagctccacactttgttatcaagggtggaattgaacctaggtccctggtgctgtgaggcagcagtgctaaccagtgtggaggagatgaatattatttaaaaatagaGAAAGCTATTACAGTAACCAGTATTGTGTAAGCTTTGAAATATATTACAGTATTTCCATTTGAGAAAGAGCCATAATGCATTCAAAAATATAGAAAAAATGTGTTGTAAAATGCTTTCCAATGTGGTAACACTGGGATTTAAATCTGCAGCCAACTCTGTCagaaaaataacagcaaaatttGGACATTTGAACAACCTTAATGCTTGCTCCCCTCCATTCATTGGAGACAGCCTGTTCAAATGCAGATGATACTAATTCTTCTTTCAATTTCAGCCTTTGGAGTTGGGATGGTAATGTTTTAAAAACTGTATTCAATAAGAATGCTTGGCTGAGTTCCAACACCCAGTTGGCAGTTGACAGCTCTTCAAGGTGCTGACTGACAATTTTACGCGGTTGTGATAACATTGTGTATCAATGGTAATATGTTTGAATTAGAATTTTAATACATTGTCAAATATTTTTTCTTTGCAACTGCCTTTAAACTAATCCCTACACCTACACAGcccctctcacctctgtccaaggcctCAAACAATCATTCCAAGTCCAActgggattcacctgtacatcatCTAACCTAGTCTACAGCTTCCATTGCTCTagatgtggtctcctttacatcagagtgaccaagtgcagactcagtgacTGACTTACGGAGCATCTGCATTCTGTATGCTCCATTC of the Stegostoma tigrinum isolate sSteTig4 chromosome 3, sSteTig4.hap1, whole genome shotgun sequence genome contains:
- the tomm5 gene encoding mitochondrial import receptor subunit TOM5 homolog, which codes for MFRMEALGPKMDPEELRKKMRADVLRSLRNFLIYVAVLRATPFVLSKLDSI